One region of Flavobacterium sp. KACC 22763 genomic DNA includes:
- a CDS encoding OB-fold protein, with product MKRKKTAILAAILLLIISGGIYFYYGVIFKEARNIESEAPDFSLTAKKLLEDYTADPKKADALYLNKTIEITGAATKETDSAIVLENSVFCLFKEKLKDKMIDKKTTIKGKCIGYDELFMEVKIDQCSIK from the coding sequence ATGAAAAGAAAAAAAACAGCAATTCTAGCCGCAATATTACTGCTAATAATTTCTGGGGGCATCTACTTTTATTATGGAGTCATCTTTAAAGAAGCCCGCAATATAGAATCAGAAGCTCCAGATTTTAGTTTAACGGCAAAAAAACTTCTTGAAGACTATACCGCAGATCCTAAAAAAGCAGATGCATTATATCTCAACAAAACTATTGAAATAACAGGAGCTGCAACCAAAGAAACCGATTCTGCAATTGTACTTGAAAATAGCGTTTTCTGCCTTTTCAAAGAAAAGCTAAAAGACAAAATGATCGATAAAAAAACTACGATTAAAGGCAAATGCATTGGATATGACGAACTGTTTATGGAAGTCAAAATTGACCAATGCAGCATTAAATAA
- a CDS encoding winged helix-turn-helix transcriptional regulator: protein MDTQENSTSNKRQIRFASQCKSEIASIMDAIYMIGGKWRIPIILTLMQGSKRFSEIQKEVHKIASKVLAHELKEMELNGFVEKKTDDQSRAKTEYQLTDYSSSLEPIIKSLRDFGLQHRKKMRDESHQVKKSAG from the coding sequence ATGGATACACAAGAAAATTCAACATCCAATAAACGGCAGATCAGATTTGCATCACAATGCAAGTCTGAAATAGCATCCATTATGGACGCCATTTACATGATCGGCGGAAAATGGAGAATTCCGATAATCCTGACCCTTATGCAAGGCAGCAAACGGTTTTCTGAAATTCAGAAAGAAGTGCACAAAATTGCTTCCAAAGTTTTGGCCCATGAACTGAAAGAAATGGAACTAAACGGATTTGTTGAAAAGAAAACAGATGATCAAAGCCGCGCTAAAACCGAGTACCAATTAACCGATTACAGTTCTTCGCTGGAACCTATTATCAAATCATTACGGGATTTTGGCCTACAGCATCGAAAAAAAATGCGCGATGAAAGCCATCAAGTAAAAAAGAGCGCTGGCTGA
- a CDS encoding PepSY-associated TM helix domain-containing protein: MNKTFKKNIGYLHLWLGLASGLIVFIAALTGSILVFEEEIDSFIHPEFYKVSAIGTKKMPVDLYLASIEKQYRITALDRIQTYQDPARTAIISGTDADKKDQVFSVDPYTGKVLAAIPEKSRFFSIILDLHRHLILGEVGKFITGCSCLIFVFMPLSGLILWWPKKTKNLKQRLTVKWNASFKRVNWDFHSNFGFYSFLFLLIISLTGLTWSFKWFESGIYLLADGTGKKPSAKVENPTKTDPKMDKTYFYQNILSKTENIYKYKGDTQIRIPSDTINSIMAIKLNLEKSIPNISSMAYFDKYTGKLLKIRPYESLSSGDKVRRLIYPIHTGSIYGYPTKILAFLVCLFAATLPVTGFLIWLGRKKKNRYCFF; this comes from the coding sequence ATGAATAAAACATTTAAAAAAAATATTGGGTATTTACATTTATGGCTCGGACTAGCGTCCGGGCTTATTGTATTTATTGCAGCCCTTACCGGAAGCATTCTGGTTTTTGAAGAAGAAATTGATTCTTTTATACATCCTGAATTCTATAAAGTTTCTGCCATCGGAACAAAAAAAATGCCTGTCGATCTTTACCTTGCTTCCATTGAAAAACAATACAGAATTACAGCATTAGACCGAATCCAAACTTATCAGGATCCGGCGAGAACCGCAATTATTTCCGGAACAGATGCCGATAAAAAGGATCAGGTTTTCTCAGTAGATCCGTATACGGGAAAAGTATTGGCTGCAATTCCAGAAAAAAGCAGGTTTTTCTCTATCATTTTAGATCTGCATCGCCATTTAATTCTAGGAGAAGTTGGAAAGTTTATCACAGGCTGCAGCTGCCTTATTTTTGTTTTCATGCCGCTTTCGGGGCTAATTTTATGGTGGCCAAAAAAAACAAAAAACCTAAAGCAGAGATTGACCGTAAAATGGAACGCTTCTTTTAAAAGGGTTAATTGGGATTTTCATTCCAATTTTGGCTTCTACAGTTTTCTATTCCTTCTGATAATCTCTTTGACTGGATTAACGTGGTCTTTCAAATGGTTTGAAAGCGGCATTTATCTATTAGCAGATGGAACAGGTAAAAAACCTTCGGCTAAAGTTGAAAATCCGACGAAAACAGATCCAAAAATGGACAAAACTTATTTCTATCAAAACATACTTTCTAAAACAGAAAACATCTATAAATACAAAGGCGATACACAGATTAGAATTCCATCTGATACCATAAACAGCATTATGGCTATTAAATTGAATCTTGAAAAATCCATTCCCAATATTTCAAGCATGGCTTATTTTGACAAATATACAGGCAAGCTTTTGAAAATTAGGCCATATGAATCCCTGAGCAGCGGAGATAAAGTGCGACGCCTAATTTATCCGATCCATACGGGAAGCATTTATGGCTATCCAACAAAAATCTTAGCTTTTCTGGTTTGCCTATTTGCGGCAACATTACCCGTAACAGGATTTCTTATCTGGTTGGGAAGAAAGAAAAAGAACCGTTACTGTTTCTTCTGA
- a CDS encoding cytochrome c, which produces MKKTIALTILLAALASCSDSDTTQEIETPTSPTNPTNPTNPTNPTDPTNPTTAITYNKDVKSIIDANCISCHSSGRSASFRPLTTYAQVKAAVENAGLLGRIQLQSGQQGLMPQGGRMAQANIDLIVKWNTDGLKEN; this is translated from the coding sequence ATGAAAAAAACAATCGCACTTACAATTTTACTCGCTGCATTGGCAAGCTGCAGTGATTCTGATACAACTCAGGAGATCGAAACGCCAACAAGTCCAACGAACCCGACAAACCCGACAAACCCGACAAACCCGACGGATCCCACAAATCCAACAACTGCTATTACCTACAATAAAGATGTAAAATCTATTATTGATGCCAATTGCATAAGCTGCCACTCAAGCGGAAGATCGGCATCTTTCAGACCATTAACTACTTATGCGCAGGTAAAAGCTGCTGTAGAAAATGCTGGTCTATTAGGCAGAATTCAATTGCAAAGCGGCCAGCAGGGACTTATGCCTCAAGGCGGCAGAATGGCTCAGGCTAATATTGATCTAATTGTAAAATGGAACACCGATGGGCTAAAAGAAAACTAA
- a CDS encoding RNA polymerase sigma factor gives MPDQNQSNTCDEIIFSSFFKSHAKALRNFLFYKFGNAEQAEDITQEAFVKLWQNCASVPLEKAKSYLYTIANNSSLNQISHQKVVLKYEKNFTGLDKTNESPEYLLEEKQFQAKLLKAIENLNEKQRTAFLMHRIDGKKYSEIAAELDISVKAVEKRIHLALLSLRKEIDL, from the coding sequence ATGCCAGACCAAAACCAATCCAATACTTGTGATGAAATCATTTTTTCGTCTTTCTTCAAAAGCCATGCAAAAGCGCTTCGAAATTTTCTATTCTACAAATTCGGAAACGCAGAACAGGCAGAAGACATAACTCAGGAAGCATTTGTTAAGCTTTGGCAGAACTGCGCTTCTGTGCCTTTAGAAAAAGCAAAATCATACCTTTACACTATTGCAAACAACAGCAGCCTCAACCAGATTTCGCACCAGAAAGTGGTTTTGAAATATGAAAAAAACTTTACCGGTTTGGATAAAACAAATGAAAGTCCGGAATATCTTCTGGAAGAAAAACAGTTTCAGGCAAAACTTTTAAAAGCCATCGAAAACTTAAACGAAAAACAGCGCACAGCTTTTTTGATGCACAGAATTGACGGAAAAAAATACAGCGAAATCGCCGCGGAGCTAGACATCAGCGTAAAGGCCGTGGAAAAACGCATTCATTTGGCCCTGTTAAGCTTACGCAAAGAAATTGATTTATAA
- a CDS encoding YqaE/Pmp3 family membrane protein — MMTLIAIFFPSLSFLLRGKLLTALLCLILQITLIGWIPAAIWAVVSLQNARADRRAGKVIRAMKAK; from the coding sequence ATGATGACCTTAATTGCCATATTTTTTCCCTCGCTGTCTTTTCTTCTGCGAGGAAAGCTTCTCACAGCTCTTTTATGCCTTATCCTTCAGATCACGCTTATCGGTTGGATTCCCGCGGCCATATGGGCTGTAGTGTCGCTTCAGAATGCACGAGCAGATAGAAGGGCCGGTAAAGTGATAAGGGCAATGAAGGCAAAGTAG
- a CDS encoding DUF5777 family beta-barrel protein, whose amino-acid sequence MKKILVPFCLFLATLAYSQDDLLKSLDSTQTEESYSTATFKALQLVTLQTTKMPAKKEFYFVVSHRFGSVKDGFDSFFGLDNATTKLGGIYGITDWLSASLSRHTLNKMYEIGLKYRMARQNDSFPLDIVGYSVADINTFLEKDQYPGLESKHRMTYVQQVLISRKVSKKFSLELVPSFIHKNLYNPDIERDNQFSFGGGGRYKITKRLSVNLEYMHNFDKPDFYKNPLSVGLDIETGGHIFQLIFTNSQSMSESGYLTNASGDWGKGDFFFGFNLYRVF is encoded by the coding sequence ATGAAGAAAATTCTAGTTCCGTTCTGCCTGTTTTTAGCAACACTGGCCTATTCTCAGGATGATTTACTAAAGAGTCTTGATTCTACTCAGACAGAAGAAAGCTATTCTACAGCAACCTTTAAAGCTTTACAGCTGGTAACGCTGCAGACCACAAAAATGCCGGCTAAAAAAGAGTTTTATTTTGTGGTTTCACACCGTTTCGGCTCTGTAAAAGATGGCTTTGACAGTTTTTTCGGCCTTGACAATGCCACCACAAAACTTGGGGGAATTTATGGCATTACAGATTGGCTATCAGCGAGCCTTTCCAGACATACTTTAAACAAAATGTATGAAATCGGATTAAAGTATCGAATGGCAAGACAAAACGATAGTTTCCCTCTCGACATTGTTGGATACAGTGTGGCAGACATCAATACTTTTTTGGAAAAAGACCAGTACCCGGGCTTAGAATCCAAACATCGCATGACCTATGTGCAGCAGGTTTTAATTTCCAGAAAAGTGAGTAAAAAATTCTCATTAGAATTAGTGCCATCCTTTATACACAAGAACCTTTACAATCCTGATATAGAAAGGGACAATCAGTTTTCTTTTGGCGGCGGGGGACGCTATAAGATCACGAAGAGGCTGTCTGTCAATTTAGAATACATGCACAATTTTGATAAGCCGGACTTTTATAAAAATCCGCTGTCTGTGGGCCTTGATATAGAAACTGGCGGACACATATTTCAATTAATATTTACCAATTCACAATCTATGAGCGAGAGCGGATATCTTACCAATGCCTCTGGCGACTGGGGCAAAGGAGATTTCTTCTTTGGCTTTAACCTTTACCGAGTTTTCTAA
- a CDS encoding TonB-dependent receptor yields the protein MKLTFSFLLLLAFLHIGSAQNAKITGKIISENNEAVSYASISIKSPKKNAVSDDKGNFEIANLAAGNYTVYFSAMGFTAEQKNVELHENENLDISITLKENINALQTVEITGRKEKSYRNTKSFIGAKTEIALKDLPQAVSYATKELIADQGAIRVGDVVKNFSGVSQFTFYDDISIRGFRINGGSNTQLLNGMRTSTGFWKQPLANYLERVEVLKGPSSALFGNASPGGVLNRVTKKPLDQAANSVSFSTGSFNTLRALADFTGPLTEDKSLLYRLNLGYENANSFRDLQYDKNIVVAPSLSFLPNDKTSVNFDLIYSSSNGNLDRGQSTYENSLYSTKISNSLNSTNDYLKEETYIVTTSLNHQFSDRLSFSGSYIRTGYNEDLLEHRGANKYASAADGSTIPTAIEMQVFQRKRKRYIDNLSTFFKYEAKTAALGHNLIAGFDYAQEEVPAGGSQLTASGYRNAANNGFIATYNPANKSNYLLDSKGNPVPNVAHFDLSNPFASQQLKDMSKYFYAARQVDPTYYSLYGIYIQDHIKFGAFQALIGIRYDEYSDKVNYKKATETKVKQHSFLPRFGLTYTLNPNINLYGTYVQGYNPQTASTLANPNAGGPFNPLESNMVEFGGKSSWFNEKLFVTVALFKIQQKNTLYPANDPSNPDLMRSIGEEESKGIEIDLNGNITRNWSISAAYSYNEAFITESPIEVEIGRQKPNTPRQQGNIWTRYNFTDGALKDFGIAMGSNFATTRTMSQTTTETLPGYTLFNAAFYYNINKFKIQLNANNILNKTYWVGGYDYIRLFPGAPSNWLLTLGYSF from the coding sequence ATGAAATTAACTTTCTCTTTCTTATTACTGCTCGCCTTTCTGCATATTGGTTCGGCGCAAAATGCTAAAATTACCGGAAAAATTATTTCCGAAAATAACGAAGCCGTCTCTTACGCTTCCATATCAATTAAAAGTCCTAAAAAGAATGCTGTTTCTGATGACAAGGGAAATTTTGAAATTGCAAATCTTGCTGCCGGAAACTATACAGTCTATTTCTCTGCGATGGGATTCACAGCAGAACAAAAAAACGTTGAACTGCATGAAAATGAAAATCTCGATATTTCCATTACTTTAAAAGAAAACATCAATGCGCTGCAGACTGTAGAAATTACCGGACGCAAAGAAAAATCATATCGAAATACCAAATCTTTTATCGGTGCCAAAACAGAAATCGCTTTAAAGGATTTGCCGCAGGCTGTTTCATATGCCACAAAAGAGTTAATTGCCGATCAGGGAGCAATTCGCGTGGGCGACGTAGTAAAAAATTTCAGCGGTGTAAGCCAGTTTACTTTTTACGACGATATCTCCATTAGAGGTTTTAGAATAAACGGAGGAAGCAATACGCAATTGCTAAATGGCATGCGAACCTCTACCGGATTTTGGAAACAGCCTCTGGCAAACTATCTGGAGCGTGTGGAAGTTTTAAAAGGACCATCATCGGCACTGTTTGGAAATGCTTCTCCTGGAGGAGTTTTAAATCGTGTGACCAAAAAACCTTTGGATCAGGCAGCAAACAGTGTGAGTTTTTCTACGGGAAGTTTCAACACTTTAAGAGCTTTAGCCGATTTCACAGGCCCTTTAACCGAAGATAAATCGCTTTTATACCGTCTGAATCTAGGTTACGAAAATGCCAACTCATTCAGAGATCTGCAATACGATAAGAATATTGTTGTAGCTCCTTCCCTATCTTTTCTTCCGAATGATAAAACAAGCGTAAATTTTGATTTGATCTACAGCAGTTCGAATGGAAATCTGGACCGCGGACAATCCACTTACGAAAACAGCCTCTACTCTACAAAAATTTCAAATTCGTTAAACTCAACAAACGATTATTTAAAAGAGGAAACCTATATCGTTACAACTTCCTTAAATCACCAGTTTTCAGATCGCTTATCGTTTTCAGGATCTTATATCAGAACGGGATACAACGAGGATCTTTTAGAGCATCGCGGTGCCAATAAATATGCTTCTGCCGCAGACGGATCTACAATCCCAACAGCAATTGAAATGCAGGTTTTCCAACGCAAGCGCAAGCGTTATATCGACAATCTTTCCACTTTCTTTAAATACGAAGCTAAAACAGCCGCTTTAGGCCATAATCTGATAGCTGGTTTTGATTATGCTCAGGAAGAGGTTCCCGCAGGCGGTTCGCAATTGACTGCAAGCGGTTACCGAAATGCCGCCAACAATGGCTTTATTGCCACTTATAACCCTGCAAACAAATCCAATTATTTGTTGGATTCTAAAGGAAATCCAGTGCCAAACGTAGCTCATTTTGATTTGAGCAATCCATTTGCATCGCAGCAGCTAAAAGATATGAGCAAATATTTTTATGCGGCGCGCCAGGTTGACCCAACCTATTATTCATTGTATGGAATCTATATTCAGGACCATATTAAATTTGGCGCTTTTCAGGCCTTAATCGGTATTCGCTACGATGAATATTCAGATAAAGTAAATTACAAAAAAGCTACAGAAACAAAAGTAAAACAGCATTCGTTTTTACCGCGTTTTGGCCTTACTTATACCCTTAATCCAAATATTAACCTATACGGAACTTATGTTCAGGGCTATAATCCTCAAACGGCGTCAACTCTGGCAAATCCAAATGCGGGAGGGCCATTTAATCCGTTAGAAAGCAATATGGTTGAATTTGGAGGAAAATCATCCTGGTTCAACGAAAAACTTTTTGTGACGGTTGCTTTATTCAAAATACAGCAGAAAAACACATTGTATCCTGCAAATGATCCGTCGAATCCAGATTTAATGAGATCTATTGGTGAGGAGGAATCTAAAGGGATCGAAATTGATCTTAATGGAAATATCACCCGCAATTGGAGCATTTCTGCCGCTTACAGCTATAATGAAGCTTTTATTACAGAAAGCCCCATTGAAGTCGAAATTGGAAGACAAAAACCAAATACGCCTCGACAGCAGGGCAATATCTGGACTCGCTACAATTTTACGGATGGCGCTTTAAAAGATTTTGGAATCGCAATGGGATCTAATTTTGCAACAACACGCACCATGAGCCAGACCACTACGGAAACGCTTCCTGGATATACCTTATTCAATGCCGCTTTTTACTATAATATCAATAAGTTTAAAATTCAGCTGAATGCTAATAACATTCTAAACAAAACCTATTGGGTTGGAGGATACGACTATATCCGCTTATTCCCTGGAGCACCTTCAAACTGGCTTTTGACCCTTGGCTATTCTTTCTAA
- a CDS encoding TonB-dependent receptor, with translation MPFKKIIIDIEKQYGVSFNYTEDNIEGLELNPPKKSFSLDQKLEYLGKRTNLSFENIGNKFINIYKKDAVLKTICGYVLSSIDKKPIENANISLNNKNHFTTDSEGYFEFSEESRNTFAISHVGFASKRITAGNTGDKDCIQILLEPEITELHEIKTNAILASGISKNTDGSFEIKPKKFGILPGLIEPDALQTMQQIPGVNSLDESVSSINVRGGTHDQNLFLWNGIRMFQTGHFFGLISVFNPNLAHTISIYKNGSSAFYGESVSSVVAISSTPEKAEKNSFSAGINMINADVYGKYNFSKKSYIEISARKSITDFIETPTYREYFNKVFQNTTITDFSQNQNLNYKSDKKFGFYDATIKYAQKIGIKDQIILDLITIKDNLEVVKSAASYSINKSQNNNLRQQNYGANLSWRRNWNSFNTTKINIYNSSYELLANQNTAYENQTVIQENTVNNNGVNLENNHILNSKFSFSDGYQFNEIGITNLEQVTNPDFYRNVKEVLRTHALILEGKYSDTISRVYAKGGMRLNYIEKFKKYIAEPRIQLGYGISKSVTLELLGELKSQNSQQIIDLQKDYFGIEKRRWIVSNNGTIPIQRSRQLSLNLFFQKNSWLLDIENFYKKVTGITTSSQGFQNQLEFVRTTGDYEIWGTEMLIQKKINRFLTWLSYTYNENNYHFINYEYPRFPNNFELTHTLSWAGIYEKNNFKIALGTKWSSGRPKTSPDLSQIDLSDPVLVYNKPNNSNLHMFWQVNLSSTYKWETAEGIQYKIGVSILNILNRRNEISEYYRINTLTNSIEEVDTFSLQRTPNLSFRVSF, from the coding sequence ATGCCTTTTAAAAAAATAATAATTGATATTGAAAAACAGTATGGCGTGAGCTTTAATTATACCGAAGACAATATTGAAGGCCTCGAATTAAATCCTCCCAAGAAATCATTTTCATTAGACCAAAAACTGGAATATCTTGGAAAAAGAACCAATTTATCTTTTGAAAATATAGGCAACAAATTCATCAACATCTATAAAAAGGATGCTGTTTTAAAAACGATTTGCGGCTATGTCTTATCTTCGATAGATAAAAAGCCCATTGAAAATGCCAACATCAGTTTAAACAATAAAAATCATTTTACAACTGATTCAGAAGGCTATTTTGAGTTTAGTGAAGAAAGCAGAAATACTTTTGCAATCAGCCATGTCGGTTTTGCATCAAAGAGAATTACGGCAGGCAATACAGGGGATAAAGACTGCATTCAAATCCTACTGGAACCTGAAATAACAGAATTGCACGAAATTAAAACCAATGCTATCCTGGCTTCGGGCATTTCAAAAAACACTGATGGATCTTTTGAAATTAAACCCAAAAAATTTGGTATTCTTCCCGGTTTAATTGAACCTGATGCCTTGCAGACCATGCAGCAGATTCCGGGCGTAAACAGTCTCGATGAAAGCGTATCAAGCATCAATGTTCGAGGCGGTACGCACGATCAGAATTTATTTTTGTGGAATGGGATACGAATGTTTCAAACGGGACATTTTTTTGGTTTAATATCTGTTTTCAATCCAAATCTTGCGCATACTATTTCCATCTATAAAAACGGAAGTTCTGCCTTTTACGGAGAAAGCGTTTCAAGTGTAGTTGCGATTTCTTCCACTCCGGAAAAAGCAGAAAAAAATTCATTCAGCGCAGGAATCAATATGATTAATGCTGATGTGTACGGAAAGTATAATTTTTCTAAAAAAAGCTACATCGAAATTTCGGCGCGTAAATCGATTACAGATTTTATAGAAACCCCTACCTATCGGGAGTACTTCAATAAAGTATTTCAAAATACTACAATCACAGATTTTTCGCAGAACCAAAATCTCAATTATAAAAGCGATAAAAAATTTGGCTTTTATGATGCTACGATAAAATATGCTCAAAAAATAGGGATCAAAGATCAAATAATATTGGATTTAATAACCATAAAAGATAATCTAGAGGTTGTTAAAAGTGCCGCTTCATACAGTATCAATAAATCGCAAAACAATAATTTGCGCCAGCAGAATTACGGCGCAAATCTCTCATGGAGAAGAAACTGGAACAGCTTCAACACCACCAAGATTAATATCTATAATTCTTCGTACGAGCTTTTGGCCAATCAAAACACAGCTTACGAAAACCAGACTGTTATTCAGGAAAACACAGTCAATAATAATGGCGTGAATTTAGAGAACAATCATATCCTAAACTCTAAATTTAGCTTCAGCGACGGCTATCAGTTTAATGAAATTGGCATTACAAATTTAGAGCAGGTAACCAATCCCGATTTTTATCGTAATGTAAAAGAGGTTTTAAGAACTCATGCTTTAATTCTGGAAGGAAAATATAGCGATACCATTTCCCGAGTATATGCAAAGGGCGGAATGCGGCTTAATTATATTGAAAAATTCAAAAAATATATTGCAGAGCCCAGAATTCAATTGGGTTACGGAATCAGCAAAAGTGTGACTTTAGAATTACTTGGCGAGCTAAAAAGCCAAAACTCCCAGCAGATTATTGATCTGCAGAAAGATTATTTCGGCATCGAAAAAAGACGCTGGATTGTTTCCAATAACGGCACAATTCCAATACAAAGAAGCAGACAGCTTTCATTAAACCTATTCTTCCAAAAAAACAGCTGGCTTCTGGATATCGAAAACTTTTACAAAAAAGTAACCGGAATAACGACCTCCAGCCAGGGTTTTCAGAATCAGCTGGAATTTGTCAGAACTACCGGCGATTATGAAATATGGGGAACAGAAATGCTGATCCAAAAAAAAATAAACCGCTTTCTTACGTGGTTAAGCTATACTTACAATGAAAACAATTATCATTTTATCAATTACGAATATCCCCGTTTTCCAAACAACTTTGAGCTGACGCACACTTTATCGTGGGCAGGAATTTATGAGAAAAATAATTTCAAGATTGCTCTTGGCACAAAATGGTCTTCAGGAAGGCCAAAAACATCTCCAGACTTATCTCAAATTGATCTTTCTGATCCTGTACTGGTTTACAATAAACCAAACAACAGCAATCTTCATATGTTTTGGCAGGTTAACCTTTCTTCAACCTACAAGTGGGAAACCGCAGAGGGAATTCAATATAAAATTGGCGTATCAATCTTAAATATCCTAAACAGAAGAAATGAAATCAGCGAATATTACAGAATAAATACTTTAACCAATTCTATAGAAGAAGTGGACACTTTTTCGCTGCAAAGAACTCCAAATCTGAGTTTTAGAGTTTCATTCTAA
- a CDS encoding YceI family protein — protein sequence MKKPYLIFLALLVAIAAHTQGTAQKLITKTGNIKFQASMPSYEEVAAESKSASAVLDQTTGDFASLVLIKGFRFKVALMEEHFNENYMESEKFPKATFKGKVEDFDSSKITASPKNFTLKGDLTIHGKTKPVSVIVKISKAQNGVKAIGSFEVKPEDFAIEIPSLVRKKIADKIEIDYNFSLIK from the coding sequence ATGAAAAAGCCATATCTAATTTTCTTAGCGCTACTGGTAGCTATAGCAGCACATACTCAGGGAACTGCGCAAAAACTAATTACAAAAACAGGCAATATAAAATTTCAGGCATCCATGCCATCTTACGAAGAAGTTGCCGCCGAAAGCAAATCAGCATCGGCTGTTCTGGATCAGACAACGGGGGATTTTGCCAGTCTGGTGCTTATAAAGGGATTTCGTTTTAAAGTGGCGCTGATGGAAGAGCACTTTAATGAAAATTACATGGAATCTGAAAAATTTCCAAAAGCAACTTTCAAAGGTAAAGTTGAAGATTTTGACAGTTCAAAAATTACAGCTTCACCCAAAAATTTCACATTAAAAGGAGATCTCACCATTCACGGAAAAACAAAACCGGTCTCAGTGATTGTAAAAATCTCCAAAGCTCAAAATGGAGTTAAAGCCATTGGCTCATTTGAAGTAAAACCTGAAGACTTTGCTATTGAAATACCTAGTCTTGTGAGAAAGAAAATTGCCGACAAAATCGAGATTGATTATAATTTTTCATTAATTAAATAA
- a CDS encoding FecR family protein, giving the protein MKKDRLLAKWLNDELSPDELAAFEASPDFEKYQKIKKYTNHLEAGDLDENAMLSNILSQKKTAPKTVPLYKKWIFRAAAIFVLALGIAFAMKVFIPQTETADLGKKTAFSLPDNSEVVLNSGSEIHYKKWNWNSNRHLELKGEAYFKVAKGRKFEVQTNLGKVTVLGTQFNVKARKNKFDVACYQGRVKVTYGNAEILLTHGQSVRFESGKQIKMTVSSLQPEWMDNQICFYKENIRTILDEVERQYNIKIDLNAKDTISLFTGKLPAKDLNTALQIIGTTYHLEARKVSNSKIIFDEK; this is encoded by the coding sequence ATGAAAAAAGATCGCTTATTGGCAAAATGGCTCAACGACGAATTATCTCCTGATGAATTGGCAGCATTTGAGGCAAGTCCCGATTTTGAAAAATATCAAAAGATAAAAAAATACACCAATCATCTCGAAGCAGGTGATTTGGATGAGAATGCTATGCTATCGAATATTTTAAGCCAGAAAAAAACAGCTCCAAAAACGGTTCCATTATACAAAAAATGGATCTTTAGAGCTGCCGCTATTTTTGTCCTGGCTCTTGGAATTGCCTTTGCAATGAAAGTTTTTATCCCTCAAACAGAAACTGCCGATCTTGGAAAAAAGACTGCTTTTTCATTACCCGATAATTCTGAAGTGGTTTTAAATTCAGGTTCTGAAATACACTATAAAAAATGGAATTGGAACAGCAACCGGCATTTGGAACTAAAAGGAGAAGCCTATTTCAAAGTGGCAAAAGGCAGAAAATTTGAAGTGCAGACCAATCTTGGAAAAGTAACAGTTTTAGGAACGCAATTTAATGTTAAAGCCAGAAAAAATAAGTTTGATGTTGCGTGTTACCAAGGCCGTGTCAAAGTAACTTATGGCAACGCTGAAATTCTATTAACTCATGGACAAAGCGTTCGCTTTGAGAGTGGAAAACAGATAAAAATGACTGTAAGTTCATTACAGCCAGAATGGATGGATAACCAGATCTGTTTTTATAAAGAAAACATACGGACTATTTTAGATGAAGTTGAAAGGCAATACAATATTAAAATCGATCTGAATGCCAAAGACACCATCTCCCTGTTTACAGGAAAATTGCCTGCAAAAGATCTCAATACAGCTTTGCAGATTATTGGCACGACTTATCATTTAGAAGCTAGAAAAGTTTCAAACAGCAAAATAATTTTTGACGAAAAATAA